From one Geoalkalibacter halelectricus genomic stretch:
- the trkA gene encoding Trk system potassium transporter TrkA — protein MRILIVGTGQVGYFLCERLSEEGHEVTLIDNDPEHLNRAQERLNVLGILGNGASAEILEQGGIKAADIFIAVTDMDEVNILACLLAREYGVGRRIARVRSIEYSGRGAVLSKEKLGIDLLINPKDAVAEEMIKIASRQGAFDVAEFVEGQIQFIGYRIGDKSPLCDLTLKELGEIRGMYRFVVTAVTRGEKTIIPRGDDTIRAGDSIFIFAHHNDLPAIQYLLQPEPEKACRLRRAFILGGGGIGLQIAQRLEQLHFNVRLIERDEKRCEFLASKLRKSMIIHTDGTDIRTLSDEGIEGADVFMAVTGNDEDNILCSLLAKKHGAKRALVLVNKPEYLNLAPSLGIDACVSPRLAAGAVILKHVRRGKVLSLATVEGSNAEVLELQIGEDSRILDHPLKSLHFPRGAIIGAIVRDREYLIPTGETVLRPLDRVVVFALPEALHKVERFFE, from the coding sequence ATGAGAATCCTCATCGTCGGCACCGGCCAGGTCGGCTATTTCCTCTGTGAACGCCTCTCCGAGGAAGGCCACGAGGTCACCCTCATCGACAACGACCCGGAGCACCTCAACCGCGCCCAGGAGCGCCTCAACGTCCTGGGCATTCTGGGCAACGGGGCCAGCGCCGAAATCCTCGAACAGGGCGGCATCAAGGCCGCCGACATCTTCATCGCCGTCACCGACATGGACGAGGTCAACATCCTGGCCTGCCTGCTGGCGCGCGAATACGGCGTCGGGCGGCGCATCGCGCGGGTGCGCAGCATCGAGTATTCGGGCCGGGGCGCGGTTTTGTCGAAGGAAAAGCTCGGCATCGATCTGCTCATCAATCCCAAGGACGCCGTGGCCGAGGAGATGATCAAGATCGCCTCGCGCCAGGGCGCCTTCGACGTCGCCGAATTCGTCGAGGGGCAGATTCAGTTTATCGGCTACCGCATCGGCGACAAAAGCCCCCTGTGCGATCTGACCCTCAAGGAATTGGGCGAGATCCGCGGCATGTACCGCTTCGTCGTCACCGCGGTGACGCGCGGGGAAAAAACCATCATCCCACGCGGCGACGACACCATCCGCGCCGGCGACAGCATCTTCATCTTCGCTCACCACAACGATTTGCCGGCCATCCAGTATCTGCTGCAACCCGAGCCGGAAAAGGCCTGCCGCCTGCGCCGCGCCTTCATTTTGGGCGGCGGCGGCATCGGATTGCAAATCGCGCAACGACTGGAACAACTGCACTTCAACGTGCGCCTCATCGAGCGCGATGAAAAGCGTTGTGAATTCCTCGCTTCCAAGCTGCGCAAGTCCATGATCATTCACACCGACGGCACCGACATCCGCACCCTGAGCGACGAGGGCATCGAGGGCGCCGATGTGTTCATGGCCGTCACCGGCAACGACGAGGACAACATCCTGTGCTCGCTGCTGGCGAAAAAGCACGGGGCCAAGCGCGCCCTGGTGCTGGTAAACAAGCCCGAATACCTCAACCTGGCGCCGTCGTTGGGCATCGACGCCTGCGTGTCGCCGCGTCTGGCCGCGGGCGCGGTCATCCTCAAGCACGTGCGGCGCGGCAAGGTGCTGTCCCTGGCCACCGTGGAAGGCAGCAACGCCGAGGTTCTGGAATTGCAGATCGGCGAGGACAGCCGCATTCTCGACCATCCCCTAAAGAGCCTGCATTTTCCGCGCGGCGCCATCATCGGGGCCATCGTGCGCGACCGCGAGTACCTGATCCCCACGGGCGAGACGGTTCTGCGGCCCCTGGATCGGGTGGTGGTGTTCGCCCTGCCCGAGGCCTTGCACAAGGTCGAGAGGTTTTTCGAGTAG
- a CDS encoding TrkH family potassium uptake protein, with protein sequence MNVILVLRILGILLAFLAAVLLAPIPFSLYYADGAWPSLLASSLICGVLGGGLILKCRSQKELAVRDGFAVVTLGWSAYALFGSLPYLLSGSIPSVMDAVFETMSGFTTTGATILTDIEALAPSILFWRALTQWLGGMGFIVLSLAILPMLGVGGMQMFKAEMPGPTADRLKPRIQDTAKLLWGVYVLLTGAQTLLLMFGGLSFFDALCHAFTTLASGGFSPKNASVGAYESAYVDWVIILFMFLAAVNFALHYQVLRGRGRELWRNEEFRVFFGLVLGIIALVMWANHDAVYTSLLDNLRYSSFQVVSIITTTGFGTADYALWPGMSQLLLFFAMFVGGCAGSTAGGMKIARLLLLFKHAHVQIFRSIHPRAVRLVKLGDAPVDREVMQAILGFFALWMGIFMVATVLMAATGLDMVSAAGSVIATLGVIGPGFGSVGPAENYAHIVPFGKSVLVLCMLLGRLELFTVLVLFFPSFWRK encoded by the coding sequence ATGAACGTCATTTTGGTTCTGCGCATCCTCGGGATCCTTCTGGCGTTTTTAGCCGCGGTGCTGCTCGCGCCCATCCCCTTTTCGCTCTATTACGCCGACGGCGCCTGGCCGAGTCTGTTGGCTTCTTCCCTGATCTGCGGGGTGCTCGGCGGGGGGTTGATCCTTAAATGCCGCAGCCAAAAAGAGCTGGCGGTGCGCGACGGCTTCGCCGTCGTCACCCTGGGCTGGAGCGCCTACGCCCTGTTCGGCTCCTTGCCTTATCTGCTCAGCGGGTCCATTCCCTCGGTGATGGACGCCGTGTTTGAAACCATGAGCGGCTTTACCACCACCGGCGCCACCATTCTCACCGACATCGAAGCCCTGGCGCCGAGCATCCTCTTCTGGCGTGCCCTGACCCAGTGGCTGGGGGGCATGGGCTTTATCGTTCTCTCCCTGGCCATCTTGCCCATGCTCGGCGTCGGCGGCATGCAGATGTTCAAGGCGGAGATGCCGGGACCAACCGCGGATCGCCTAAAACCGCGCATTCAGGATACGGCCAAGCTGTTGTGGGGCGTGTATGTCCTGCTCACCGGCGCGCAGACCCTGCTGCTCATGTTCGGCGGCCTGAGCTTTTTCGATGCGCTCTGCCACGCCTTCACCACCCTGGCTTCGGGCGGCTTTTCACCGAAAAACGCTTCGGTGGGCGCCTATGAGAGCGCCTATGTCGATTGGGTGATTATTCTTTTCATGTTCCTGGCGGCGGTCAATTTCGCCCTGCACTATCAGGTTTTGCGCGGGCGCGGGCGCGAGCTGTGGCGCAACGAGGAATTTCGGGTTTTTTTCGGGCTGGTTCTGGGCATCATCGCCCTGGTGATGTGGGCCAATCACGACGCGGTGTACACATCCCTGCTCGACAATCTGCGCTACAGCAGCTTTCAGGTGGTTTCCATCATCACCACCACCGGCTTCGGCACGGCCGATTACGCCCTGTGGCCGGGCATGTCGCAATTGCTGTTGTTTTTCGCCATGTTCGTCGGCGGCTGCGCCGGCTCCACCGCCGGCGGCATGAAAATCGCGCGACTGCTTCTGCTGTTCAAGCACGCGCATGTGCAGATCTTTCGCTCGATCCACCCGCGCGCGGTGCGGTTGGTGAAGCTCGGCGACGCTCCGGTGGATCGCGAGGTGATGCAGGCCATCCTCGGCTTTTTCGCCTTGTGGATGGGCATCTTCATGGTCGCAACCGTTCTCATGGCCGCCACAGGCCTCGACATGGTTTCCGCCGCAGGCTCGGTCATCGCAACGCTGGGCGTCATCGGTCCGGGTTTCGGCAGCGTGGGGCCCGCGGAAAACTACGCGCACATCGTTCCCTTCGGCAAAAGCGTGCTGGTGCTCTGCATGCTGCTCGGACGCCTGGAACTGTTCACCGTGTTGGTGTTGTTTTTCCCCTCCTTCTGGCGCAAATAA
- the cas3 gene encoding CRISPR-associated helicase Cas3' — MFDFYAHSSESADKSGWQPLLEHLNNVARRAEEFAEVFGAGSWGRCAGLLHDAGKATQAFTARLEGSPARVDHSTFGARLARDRLGRLGLLISYVIVGHHGGLPDGGVQEGELHFRLKNGKIPPDVDLLPGIEFPGELSPPFKLPKDRTAFSLAFFTRMVFSCLVDADFLDTEAFCTPEKARLRTQPDGAVLLGSLQQRLNEFLLEKARSAPPTPVNTLRQAILAQCREKAPLPRGFFSLTVPTGGGKTFSSLAFALDHAVAHGLRRVIYAIPFTSIIEQNAREFQKALGEDSVLEHHCNYKESEDAEDEAYHRRRGLAAENWDAPVVVTTNVQFFESLFSNKTSRCRKLHNIAGSVIVLDEAQAIPTEYLEACLAALRELVERYGCTVVLCTATQPALDDQSSLRMALPQVQEIMDDPQRLYQGLQRTAVRFVGKLCDEDLTAQLVGELQVLCIVSTRAHARALFEKARQALGETEGLYHLSTNMYPVHRRRVLDEIRARLKEKPPCRVISTSLVEAGVDLDFPVVYRAMAGLDSIAQAAGRCNREGRLSHKGRVVVFEALNPPRMPWVRRCASRAGETLRALPDADPLGLEAMRRYFHLLYDAEDLDKKQILSLLNPKLDQDLIWPFRETARLFRFIEDETIGVIIPIEPQARALVQELRYTQFPRTTLRKLQQYTVGVRSREYAALGAAGALELIHGEFPLLCNEAAYRPEVGLCAEGGEVWNPEDLCI, encoded by the coding sequence ATGTTTGATTTTTATGCTCATTCCAGTGAAAGCGCGGACAAGTCCGGATGGCAGCCTCTTCTTGAGCATTTGAACAACGTAGCCCGACGCGCCGAGGAGTTTGCCGAGGTTTTCGGGGCGGGAAGCTGGGGGCGTTGCGCCGGATTGCTGCACGACGCCGGCAAGGCGACGCAGGCGTTCACAGCCCGACTCGAAGGCAGTCCGGCCAGGGTGGATCATTCGACTTTCGGCGCGCGTTTGGCGCGGGATCGTCTGGGGCGCCTCGGGCTGCTCATTTCCTATGTGATTGTCGGCCATCACGGCGGGTTGCCCGATGGCGGGGTTCAGGAAGGAGAGCTGCATTTCCGCCTGAAGAACGGCAAGATTCCTCCGGATGTGGACTTGCTGCCTGGAATCGAATTTCCCGGGGAGTTGTCGCCGCCTTTCAAGTTGCCCAAGGATCGAACGGCGTTCAGCCTGGCCTTTTTTACCCGGATGGTTTTTTCCTGTCTGGTGGATGCTGATTTTCTCGATACCGAAGCCTTCTGCACCCCTGAAAAGGCCCGGCTGCGGACGCAACCCGACGGCGCCGTTTTACTCGGCAGCCTGCAACAAAGGCTCAACGAATTTCTTCTGGAAAAAGCCCGCTCGGCTCCGCCGACCCCCGTCAACACCCTGCGCCAGGCCATTCTTGCCCAGTGCCGAGAAAAAGCACCTTTGCCGCGCGGATTCTTCTCTCTCACCGTGCCTACCGGGGGCGGAAAAACTTTTTCGTCCCTGGCCTTTGCCCTCGACCATGCGGTGGCCCATGGCCTGCGGCGGGTCATCTACGCCATTCCCTTTACCTCCATCATTGAACAAAATGCCCGGGAATTCCAGAAGGCCCTCGGTGAAGACAGCGTTCTGGAGCACCATTGCAACTACAAAGAGAGCGAAGATGCCGAGGACGAGGCCTACCACCGGCGGCGCGGATTGGCCGCCGAGAACTGGGATGCGCCCGTCGTCGTCACCACCAACGTGCAGTTTTTCGAATCTCTGTTCAGCAACAAGACATCGCGTTGCCGCAAGCTGCACAACATCGCCGGCAGCGTCATCGTGCTCGATGAGGCTCAGGCGATTCCCACCGAGTATCTGGAAGCCTGCCTCGCCGCCCTGCGTGAATTGGTCGAGCGTTATGGCTGCACCGTGGTGCTCTGCACCGCGACCCAACCGGCGCTGGACGATCAAAGCAGTTTGCGCATGGCGCTGCCGCAGGTTCAAGAAATCATGGATGATCCCCAGCGCCTCTACCAAGGCCTGCAACGCACCGCGGTGCGGTTTGTCGGCAAGCTCTGCGATGAGGATCTGACCGCACAGCTGGTAGGCGAACTGCAGGTGCTGTGCATCGTCTCCACCAGGGCGCATGCCCGGGCGCTGTTCGAGAAAGCTCGGCAGGCCCTGGGCGAGACGGAAGGTTTGTACCATCTGTCGACCAACATGTACCCCGTTCATCGGCGGCGAGTGCTCGACGAAATCCGTGCCCGGCTCAAGGAGAAACCGCCCTGCCGGGTGATTTCGACCTCTCTGGTCGAGGCCGGTGTCGATTTGGATTTCCCCGTTGTTTATCGCGCCATGGCTGGGTTGGATTCCATCGCCCAGGCGGCCGGGCGTTGCAACCGTGAGGGCCGCCTGTCGCACAAGGGCAGGGTGGTCGTGTTCGAGGCGCTGAACCCGCCGCGCATGCCCTGGGTCAGGCGTTGCGCTTCGCGTGCCGGCGAAACCCTGCGCGCTTTGCCGGACGCCGATCCCTTGGGGCTTGAGGCCATGCGTCGCTACTTCCATCTGCTGTACGACGCGGAAGATTTGGATAAGAAGCAGATACTGAGCTTGCTCAACCCCAAGTTGGACCAGGATCTCATTTGGCCGTTCAGGGAGACGGCGCGCCTGTTTCGCTTCATCGAGGACGAAACCATCGGCGTGATCATCCCCATTGAGCCGCAAGCCCGGGCGCTGGTGCAGGAACTGCGCTACACCCAGTTCCCGCGCACCACCCTGCGCAAATTGCAGCAATACACGGTCGGCGTGCGCTCCAGGGAATACGCGGCGCTGGGTGCCGCAGGCGCCTTGGAACTGATTCATGGTGAATTTCCCCTTCTGTGCAACGAGGCGGCCTATCGCCCCGAGGTGGGGCTGTGCGCGGAAGGCGGTGAGGTTTGGAATCCGGAGGATTTGTGCATTTGA
- a CDS encoding RluA family pseudouridine synthase gives MPSNHILNFPPQAAGQRLDQFLADQFPEFSRSQVKKLIDEQRVLVDGRAAKAGEKLKGGETLSIEIPAPTPIAPQPEAIGLDILYEDSHLIVINKPAGLVVHPGAGHFSGTLVNALLHHCEDLAGIGGELRPGIVHRLDKDTSGVLVAAKNDAAHQDLARQFKAHSIKRHYLALVHGLVQNDQGEIDRPISRHAVERKKMSSRASRGRRAVTRWQVLKRFDRDRLTLLDLTLETGRTHQIRVHFADLNLPLVGDPVYGSSARTNALNDTELRSLVRKLGRQALHARLLGFVHPASGEALEFQAAAPPDLQAILTYLDEKYLIEDQG, from the coding sequence ATGCCCTCGAACCACATCCTGAATTTTCCCCCGCAGGCCGCCGGTCAGCGCCTCGATCAGTTTCTCGCCGACCAGTTTCCGGAGTTTAGCCGCTCCCAGGTGAAAAAACTGATCGACGAGCAGCGGGTTCTTGTCGATGGGCGTGCCGCCAAGGCCGGCGAGAAGCTCAAGGGCGGTGAGACCCTGAGCATCGAGATCCCCGCTCCGACCCCCATCGCGCCGCAACCCGAGGCCATCGGGCTGGACATTCTCTACGAGGATTCTCATCTCATCGTCATCAACAAGCCTGCCGGTCTGGTGGTGCATCCTGGCGCGGGGCATTTTTCCGGCACCCTGGTCAATGCCCTGCTGCATCACTGCGAGGATCTCGCCGGCATCGGCGGCGAGCTGCGCCCCGGCATCGTGCATCGCCTCGACAAGGATACTTCGGGCGTGCTGGTGGCGGCCAAGAACGACGCCGCGCATCAGGATCTGGCCCGGCAGTTCAAAGCCCACTCCATTAAGCGGCACTACCTGGCCCTGGTGCACGGGTTGGTGCAGAACGATCAGGGCGAAATCGACCGGCCCATCAGCCGCCATGCCGTCGAGCGCAAGAAGATGAGCAGCCGTGCCTCGCGCGGGCGCCGCGCGGTGACGCGCTGGCAGGTGCTCAAACGCTTTGACCGCGATCGCCTGACCTTGCTCGACCTGACCCTGGAAACCGGCCGCACCCACCAGATTCGCGTGCACTTCGCCGATCTCAACCTGCCCCTGGTGGGTGACCCGGTCTACGGCAGCAGCGCGCGCACCAACGCACTCAACGACACCGAACTGCGCAGCCTGGTGCGAAAGCTCGGCCGCCAGGCCCTGCATGCACGGCTGCTCGGCTTCGTGCATCCCGCCAGCGGCGAAGCGCTTGAGTTCCAGGCGGCCGCGCCCCCCGACCTGCAAGCCATCCTGACCTATCTAGACGAAAAATACCTTATTGAAGACCAGGGTTGA
- a CDS encoding HAD family hydrolase produces MTLSAQQPQKSPRAVLFDLDGTLLQVEMNSFIPAYVGGLAAHFSDLAPRSRFVDTVISATFALLRDDGDQCTNQQLFLGALQRHLGIAPEEFGRRFENYLDDGLHGLAPLIEPLGLARDILALCFERDWTVVIATNPVFPRQLVEARLRWGGLDDFPYHLVTSYENTRFCKPHPGYFTDILDGFGLAPEECLMVGNDTEHDLAAGLVGIPTWLVDTWLIDRLGGAYQSDYRGDHQNLLTFLQQV; encoded by the coding sequence ATGACCCTTTCGGCCCAACAACCGCAAAAATCGCCGCGCGCGGTGCTGTTCGATCTTGACGGCACCTTGCTGCAGGTGGAAATGAACTCCTTTATCCCCGCCTATGTCGGTGGCCTGGCCGCGCATTTTTCCGATCTCGCGCCCCGCTCGCGGTTTGTCGATACGGTGATCAGCGCCACCTTCGCCCTGTTGCGCGACGACGGCGATCAATGCACCAATCAGCAACTGTTTCTGGGCGCCCTGCAGCGCCATCTCGGCATCGCCCCCGAGGAATTCGGACGCCGCTTCGAAAACTATCTCGATGACGGTCTGCACGGTTTGGCGCCGCTGATCGAGCCGCTCGGGCTGGCGCGCGACATCCTCGCGCTGTGTTTTGAGCGCGACTGGACCGTGGTGATCGCCACCAACCCCGTTTTCCCACGCCAATTGGTGGAGGCGCGGCTGCGCTGGGGCGGACTGGATGATTTTCCCTATCACCTGGTCACCAGCTATGAAAATACCCGCTTCTGCAAACCCCATCCGGGCTATTTCACCGATATCCTTGACGGTTTCGGCCTGGCTCCCGAAGAATGCCTGATGGTCGGCAACGACACCGAGCATGATCTGGCCGCGGGCCTGGTCGGCATCCCCACCTGGCTGGTGGACACCTGGCTGATCGACCGCCTCGGCGGCGCTTATCAGAGCGATTATCGCGGCGATCATCAAAACTTGCTGACCTTTCTCCAACAAGTTTAG
- a CDS encoding alpha/beta hydrolase, whose product MRNPFVQRLRFGPAALLLLVLLAPAPTEAALEHTFLFFPTAQILWTPDQRGLPYEDVWLDTEDGVRVHAWFVPGRADDDLPALLFFHGNAGNISHRVHNLELLHHRLGLPVLILSYRGYGQSQGRAGEQGLYKDARAAQAWLEQRGYGAERQIYFGRSIGAAVALQLAVERPPAGLILESPFTSIADMGRHHYRFLYALLGWMVDARFDNRSKIDAIRSPLMIIHGQRDNIVPPRMGEELHDLAPQPKKLVWLPRAGHNDTLDANPDIYWDAWREFLDTLATNR is encoded by the coding sequence ATGCGCAATCCTTTCGTACAACGACTCCGGTTCGGCCCGGCAGCGCTTCTTCTGCTCGTTCTGCTTGCCCCCGCACCGACGGAGGCCGCCCTGGAACACACCTTTCTTTTTTTCCCGACGGCGCAGATTCTCTGGACCCCGGATCAACGCGGCCTGCCCTATGAGGATGTGTGGCTCGACACCGAAGACGGCGTGCGGGTGCATGCCTGGTTCGTGCCGGGGCGCGCGGACGACGATCTGCCCGCGCTTCTGTTTTTTCACGGCAACGCCGGAAACATCAGCCACCGCGTACATAATCTCGAACTACTGCACCACAGGCTGGGCCTGCCGGTGCTGATTCTGAGCTATCGCGGCTACGGCCAAAGCCAGGGGCGCGCCGGCGAACAGGGGTTGTATAAGGACGCCCGCGCGGCCCAGGCCTGGCTGGAGCAACGGGGTTACGGCGCCGAGCGCCAGATTTACTTCGGTCGCTCCATCGGAGCCGCCGTGGCTCTGCAACTGGCCGTGGAGCGCCCCCCGGCCGGCCTCATACTGGAGAGCCCCTTTACCTCCATCGCGGACATGGGACGCCACCATTACCGCTTTCTCTACGCTCTGCTCGGCTGGATGGTCGATGCCCGCTTCGATAATCGCAGCAAGATCGATGCGATCCGCTCTCCCCTGATGATCATTCACGGCCAACGCGATAACATTGTGCCGCCGCGCATGGGCGAGGAACTCCACGACCTGGCGCCGCAGCCGAAAAAGTTGGTGTGGCTGCCACGCGCGGGCCACAACGACACCCTCGACGCCAACCCCGACATCTACTGGGACGCCTGGCGGGAGTTCCTCGACACCCTGGCCACCAATCGTTAA
- the rd gene encoding rubredoxin — protein sequence MDKYRCVICDYIYDPAEGDPGSGINPGTSFADLPDDWVCPLCGADKSNFEKI from the coding sequence ATGGACAAATACCGCTGCGTTATCTGTGATTACATTTACGACCCCGCCGAGGGCGATCCCGGTAGCGGCATCAATCCCGGAACTTCTTTTGCCGACCTGCCCGACGATTGGGTGTGCCCCTTGTGCGGCGCGGACAAGAGCAACTTCGAGAAAATCTAA
- the elbB gene encoding isoprenoid biosynthesis glyoxalase ElbB — MAKKIGVVLAGCGVYDGSEIHEAVITLLAIDRAGAEAVCMAPNIDQMHVVNHLSGEVAEGEKRNVLVEAARIARGKIKDLATVKAGDIDALILPGGFGAAKNLCDFAVKGADCNVNPEVARLVREVVEAKKPLAAVCIAPALVARVLGNEKLAHKLTIGTDKGTAEALETMGAQHVSCPVSEFIVDEKNKIVSTPAYMLAGRISEAAEGIEKTVRVVLEMA, encoded by the coding sequence ATGGCGAAAAAAATTGGTGTGGTTCTGGCCGGCTGCGGCGTTTACGACGGCTCGGAAATTCACGAGGCGGTCATCACCCTGCTGGCCATCGATCGCGCGGGCGCCGAGGCCGTCTGCATGGCCCCCAATATCGACCAGATGCACGTCGTCAACCACCTGAGCGGAGAGGTTGCCGAGGGTGAAAAACGCAACGTGCTGGTCGAAGCCGCGCGCATCGCCCGCGGCAAGATCAAGGATCTGGCAACCGTCAAGGCCGGCGACATCGATGCCCTCATCCTGCCGGGCGGTTTTGGCGCGGCCAAGAACCTGTGCGATTTCGCCGTCAAGGGTGCCGATTGCAACGTCAACCCCGAGGTGGCACGGCTGGTGCGCGAAGTGGTGGAGGCGAAAAAGCCCCTGGCGGCGGTGTGCATCGCCCCGGCCCTGGTGGCGCGGGTGCTGGGCAACGAAAAGCTTGCCCATAAGCTGACCATCGGCACCGACAAGGGAACCGCCGAGGCCCTTGAAACCATGGGCGCCCAGCATGTGAGCTGCCCGGTGAGCGAATTCATCGTGGACGAAAAGAACAAAATTGTCTCGACTCCGGCTTACATGCTGGCCGGGCGCATCAGCGAAGCGGCCGAGGGCATCGAAAAAACCGTGCGTGTCGTCCTCGAAATGGCTTAG
- the pgeF gene encoding peptidoglycan editing factor PgeF has protein sequence MKQVRQGKISYLQPGWAQDAQVVAGFTTRNGGVSRAPFNSLNLGFNTDDPRHNVEANRSTLARAFDLQPHLLLTTRQVHGADLLVIDEPNPDLAHFQQVECDGILTNQPGILIGVLVADCYPVVFHDPLTRAAGVVHVGWRGAAARILPKAVRAMGNLFGSRPENLRAAVGPGIGAHKYEVDRPVRDAFRAADADWDAIAVEKDLGKWQLDLRACCTLQLRQAGLAAEHIEAAGECTCCHRELFFSHRRDQGHTGRQMGFVMLPI, from the coding sequence ATGAAGCAGGTTCGTCAAGGCAAGATCAGCTATCTGCAACCCGGCTGGGCCCAGGATGCGCAGGTGGTGGCTGGATTCACCACTCGCAACGGCGGCGTCAGCCGTGCACCCTTCAATTCCCTCAACCTCGGTTTCAACACCGATGATCCCCGGCACAACGTCGAAGCCAACCGCTCCACCCTGGCGCGTGCCTTTGACCTGCAACCCCACCTGCTGCTCACCACCCGCCAGGTCCACGGTGCCGATCTGCTGGTGATCGATGAGCCCAATCCCGATCTGGCGCACTTTCAGCAGGTGGAATGCGACGGAATTCTCACCAATCAGCCCGGCATCCTTATCGGTGTCCTGGTGGCCGATTGTTATCCCGTGGTGTTCCATGATCCCCTGACGCGGGCCGCCGGGGTGGTTCATGTCGGCTGGCGCGGTGCCGCCGCGCGGATCCTTCCCAAGGCGGTGCGCGCCATGGGAAATCTGTTCGGCAGCCGGCCCGAGAATCTGCGTGCGGCCGTCGGTCCCGGCATCGGTGCCCACAAGTATGAGGTCGATCGGCCCGTGCGCGACGCCTTTCGTGCCGCCGACGCCGATTGGGACGCCATCGCCGTGGAAAAGGATCTGGGCAAATGGCAGCTTGACCTGCGCGCCTGCTGCACCCTGCAGCTGCGCCAAGCCGGCTTGGCCGCCGAGCACATCGAAGCCGCCGGCGAGTGCACCTGCTGCCATCGCGAGCTGTTTTTCTCCCATCGCCGCGATCAGGGCCATACGGGGCGGCAAATGGGATTCGTCATGTTGCCGATTTAA
- a CDS encoding response regulator: MKIKVLFADDHEVFHECIKALFQPDERIQVVATAGDGRTAVRLAKELKPDVVVMDLSMPLLNGIEATQQILAENSAAKVLALSSHKDRKTILSALKAGARGYVVKEAAIHELLQAIEAVASGRMYLSTHIIDQVIDTLLVGDEEAGREISPLERLSSREREILQLLAEGRSARDIANLLSLSPKTVESHRQNLMQKLRIDSYPDLVRFAIREGLIAL, encoded by the coding sequence ATGAAGATCAAAGTGCTGTTTGCCGATGATCACGAGGTTTTCCACGAGTGCATCAAGGCCCTGTTTCAGCCCGACGAGCGCATCCAGGTGGTGGCCACCGCCGGCGACGGGCGCACGGCGGTGCGGCTCGCCAAGGAACTCAAGCCCGATGTGGTGGTTATGGATCTGTCCATGCCGCTGCTCAACGGCATCGAGGCCACCCAGCAGATCCTGGCGGAAAATTCCGCCGCCAAGGTGCTCGCCCTGTCGAGCCACAAGGATCGCAAGACAATTCTATCGGCCCTCAAAGCCGGCGCACGCGGCTACGTGGTCAAGGAAGCCGCCATCCACGAGCTATTGCAGGCCATCGAGGCGGTGGCCTCGGGGCGCATGTACCTGAGCACCCACATCATCGATCAGGTCATCGATACCCTCCTCGTCGGCGACGAAGAGGCGGGGCGCGAGATCTCCCCCCTGGAACGTCTCTCATCGCGCGAGCGCGAAATCCTGCAACTGCTCGCCGAAGGGCGCAGCGCCCGCGATATCGCCAACCTTCTCAGCCTCAGCCCCAAAACCGTCGAAAGCCACCGCCAGAACCTCATGCAGAAGCTGCGCATCGATAGCTATCCCGACCTGGTGAGGTTTGCCATCCGCGAAGGGCTAATTGCCCTCTAA
- a CDS encoding ferredoxin, which produces MARNPVVDQEACISCNLCVDLVPEVFRLNADGLAEVYAANGAPEEKIQDAIDNCPVNCIAWED; this is translated from the coding sequence ATGGCCCGAAACCCCGTTGTCGACCAGGAAGCCTGCATCAGCTGCAACCTGTGCGTCGACCTGGTTCCCGAGGTCTTTCGCCTGAATGCCGACGGACTTGCCGAGGTCTACGCTGCGAACGGAGCGCCGGAGGAAAAAATTCAGGACGCCATCGACAACTGTCCGGTCAACTGCATCGCCTGGGAGGATTAA
- a CDS encoding helix-turn-helix domain-containing protein gives MDNIRDEVKELQIGIKVRRLRQEKRLTLQALSDATGLSKPLLSQIENDQVIPPLATLLRISKALKVGIHSFFEEEGDGEKCILVRADQRRPLQRRHLPDHPVAAYTYHSLAYGRKNKHMEPFLVEFQRGEWHEELMVRHEGEEFLFLLSGELELHYGDQVMILKPGDSVYYDSSEPHGYIARSPLRTQAVAVLYSKE, from the coding sequence ATGGACAACATCCGCGACGAAGTCAAGGAACTCCAGATCGGCATCAAGGTACGGCGCCTGCGCCAGGAAAAACGCCTGACCCTGCAAGCCCTCTCCGACGCCACCGGCCTCTCCAAACCTCTGCTCTCGCAGATCGAGAACGATCAGGTCATCCCGCCCCTGGCGACCTTGCTGCGCATCTCCAAGGCTCTCAAGGTAGGCATCCACAGTTTTTTCGAGGAAGAGGGCGACGGCGAAAAATGCATCCTGGTGCGCGCCGATCAGCGCCGCCCCCTGCAGCGCCGCCACCTGCCCGACCATCCCGTGGCCGCCTACACCTATCACTCCCTGGCCTACGGACGCAAAAATAAGCACATGGAGCCCTTTCTGGTCGAATTCCAGCGGGGCGAATGGCACGAGGAGTTGATGGTGCGCCACGAAGGCGAGGAGTTTCTGTTCCTGCTCTCGGGCGAACTCGAGTTGCACTACGGCGATCAGGTCATGATTCTCAAACCCGGCGATTCGGTCTATTACGACTCCTCCGAACCCCACGGCTACATTGCGCGCTCGCCCCTGCGCACCCAGGCGGTGGCGGTGCTCTATTCCAAGGAATAA